The following proteins are encoded in a genomic region of Oceaniferula marina:
- a CDS encoding autotransporter-associated beta strand repeat-containing protein: MMNKLTFPLSMGVSMALSVAHADVVVKADNGTSLVTGSSWVDGSAPTDADIAVFNDTYKQTGSLGTGAGLTYYGIRLDGVSVATDVVVNNTTYNNFVSSKEGGIDMSAAVRDLKIVGYVAAGDQEWSLASGRTLTLGGTRFTGTGDVNITGDGTTVINTNGSGAYSGTMTLSGGLLTLNDLDGGDVMVNDAGTLSGEAQMGGDLTLGSSAGASFMMNASTSGALGVANLNLVGTNNVVISGAVTAPGTHDVLTYSNLASGSLANLQVDTASSAKFRNTPTLADTGSAITMTFAAGDNVTWTGANSNAWDVATTQNWNNGAATEFYQLDSVTFNDSASEFTVDVTEDVSVGSITFDNMTAYTLNGAGGITLSSGITANGDATVNNTLAIEGTQNFSAGAGARLTLEGNISGTGGIVFSGPGTMDLSGRSTFSGGVTVNSGEVILSGGGWYQNTAQGSGMLTVNAGATAVNWGSHSFGGGSNPNRHMTLNGGTFQFRSTSYVGDIWMTGGTIENYTGSSGELRTRNGGGGTTVTVEDSAIQSVISVKYNTYANSIITVNDPDTDFLMSGQILGSKKITKNGVGSLLLTANSTGYTGVVEVQSGTLKIGDGGNTGSLGSGGITNNAALIINRSDALTMVNDISGTGTLEKTGAGTLTLTGANTYTGVTTISQGVLSVGDGGTTGTLGSGAVTNNAALVVNRSDALSMGNLISGSGTLEKKGAGTLTLTAANDYTGATTVTEGVLALTGAGAIGSSSSVTIQSGATLDVSALAGGLVVNSGQTLAGEGSITGNVVLATGSGLNVDTASAEMLGISGNLDSSAGGVVVTLSELSNGTISVMSYGGTYTGTAASDFSLTNTTRAANFSSTAASNGEIQVDIGSESKIWSNATANGQWDVNASTNWTGGSDLLFFELDSVTFGDTGAGTVTLQSDLAANDVTFANTAGNDYVLEDLTDGAESLEVTGTLSVTGSGNVTLNASLSNLGGLSHTGTGTLTFASSTDQSYSTAFSGSGAMVKSGPSTMTLTGNGDTTGSFTIDGGTLSLGDGGNSGSLGSGSIVNNAALVINRGNGFTLENAISGSGTLDFIGNGTNSSNFVIGGDSSGFTGAVSIEGARVNVDGGELGTGAMTVKDTGQLWLRTGTLSNALNLNGNGVTEAAGQLGAVRFDDGTELAGSVTLQSDARLTTWIGASATVSGSIGGVGNLEKTGTGSLTLTADNSYTGSTTISQGTLKVGNGGTTGSLGTGAVINNGTLVFDRSDTVTLNGITGGGTITKQGTGLLEVTGDVKANTTSDYITWNFNEGTVAVSKRDQLHDDGISGPAATVFTFDGGTLLYRDGWNDGGNQDNIGSYKQFQINAGGATMSTESNVNVNIDSVIKGSGTLTKTGTGTLTLSTANTYTGKTTIDEGLLSLGVSGSIAASSEIEVKAGASFDVLDVGSTFELQDGQKLGGAGQVLGPIELAQGSVLAPGSSAGTLTMNSSLMLGTGSFLDFELSGSDQTTGSNINDLVAGITDLTLDGTLNVTELVTNDFLNAQSGDRWVLMEYSGTLTDNGLDLGTLPTLTAGLDFELDITTGGQVALTVIPEPSTFTLFGLGAFALILRRKR, from the coding sequence ATGATGAATAAATTGACCTTTCCCTTGAGCATGGGTGTTTCCATGGCCCTCTCCGTTGCACATGCCGATGTTGTAGTAAAAGCTGATAACGGAACAAGTCTCGTGACTGGAAGTTCCTGGGTAGACGGATCTGCTCCTACCGATGCTGATATTGCCGTATTTAATGACACGTATAAGCAAACAGGAAGCCTGGGAACGGGGGCTGGTTTGACCTACTACGGAATTCGACTGGACGGTGTAAGCGTGGCGACGGATGTGGTCGTGAATAACACGACGTATAATAATTTTGTTTCCTCCAAAGAGGGTGGGATTGATATGTCAGCTGCAGTTCGTGACCTCAAGATTGTCGGTTATGTGGCAGCGGGCGACCAAGAGTGGAGTCTGGCCTCTGGCCGGACCTTGACCTTGGGAGGGACTCGCTTCACCGGAACAGGTGATGTCAACATTACAGGTGACGGAACCACAGTGATCAATACGAACGGTAGTGGTGCGTATTCAGGAACCATGACGCTGTCCGGAGGCTTGCTGACCTTGAATGACCTCGACGGCGGGGATGTGATGGTTAATGATGCGGGCACTTTGAGCGGAGAGGCCCAGATGGGCGGTGATCTGACCCTGGGTTCTAGCGCGGGAGCTTCCTTTATGATGAATGCGTCAACGAGTGGCGCCTTGGGGGTGGCTAATTTAAACCTTGTTGGGACAAATAATGTTGTGATTTCCGGAGCTGTAACGGCGCCTGGGACACACGATGTGCTAACCTATTCCAATCTTGCAAGTGGTAGCTTGGCAAATTTACAGGTGGATACAGCGAGTTCCGCCAAGTTTCGAAATACACCGACTCTTGCTGACACGGGATCAGCCATCACGATGACCTTTGCTGCAGGTGATAACGTCACCTGGACGGGGGCAAATAGTAACGCTTGGGACGTGGCCACGACACAGAACTGGAACAATGGAGCTGCGACAGAGTTTTATCAGCTGGATTCAGTGACCTTCAATGATTCCGCGAGTGAGTTTACAGTGGATGTGACCGAAGATGTGTCAGTTGGGTCGATCACCTTTGATAATATGACGGCTTATACGCTCAATGGGGCAGGGGGAATCACTCTGAGTTCCGGGATTACAGCCAATGGTGATGCTACGGTCAACAATACCTTGGCGATTGAAGGAACCCAAAATTTCAGTGCCGGTGCGGGAGCAAGGCTCACTCTTGAAGGGAATATCAGCGGAACGGGAGGTATTGTATTCAGTGGTCCAGGAACAATGGACCTTTCCGGGCGCAGCACCTTCAGCGGAGGTGTGACCGTGAATAGTGGTGAAGTGATTCTTTCCGGAGGTGGATGGTATCAAAATACGGCACAGGGCAGTGGTATGCTCACAGTCAATGCTGGGGCAACGGCAGTGAACTGGGGATCACATTCTTTTGGTGGCGGTTCTAATCCCAACAGACATATGACCTTGAACGGAGGAACGTTCCAATTCAGGTCGACAAGCTATGTCGGTGATATTTGGATGACTGGGGGGACGATTGAGAATTACACCGGCAGCTCTGGGGAATTGCGCACCCGCAATGGAGGAGGTGGAACAACTGTGACTGTGGAGGACTCTGCGATTCAGTCGGTTATTTCTGTCAAATATAACACCTATGCAAATTCGATAATCACCGTCAATGATCCGGATACCGATTTTTTGATGAGCGGGCAGATTCTCGGCTCGAAAAAAATCACCAAGAACGGGGTTGGCTCTCTGTTGTTGACGGCCAACAGCACGGGATATACGGGTGTGGTTGAGGTTCAATCAGGAACGCTCAAAATTGGTGATGGTGGTAACACCGGCTCCTTGGGCTCGGGTGGAATAACGAACAATGCAGCATTGATCATCAATCGCAGTGATGCCTTGACGATGGTCAATGACATCAGTGGGACAGGAACGCTCGAAAAAACAGGGGCAGGAACGCTGACCTTGACTGGTGCTAACACCTACACCGGGGTGACAACTATTAGTCAGGGAGTGCTGAGTGTTGGTGATGGTGGAACAACTGGAACCTTGGGAAGTGGTGCGGTAACGAACAATGCAGCCTTGGTGGTGAACCGAAGTGATGCCTTAAGCATGGGGAATCTGATCAGTGGTTCGGGAACCCTTGAGAAAAAGGGTGCGGGCACCTTAACCCTGACGGCAGCCAACGATTACACCGGAGCCACTACCGTGACCGAGGGGGTGCTTGCTTTGACCGGCGCTGGAGCCATTGGTAGTTCTTCCTCTGTGACGATCCAATCCGGAGCAACGTTGGATGTTTCGGCATTAGCTGGAGGTTTGGTGGTGAACAGTGGTCAGACGCTTGCTGGTGAAGGATCCATTACAGGCAATGTTGTTTTGGCAACAGGTAGTGGTTTGAATGTCGATACAGCTTCAGCTGAAATGCTCGGAATTTCAGGTAACTTGGATAGCAGTGCTGGTGGGGTGGTTGTCACCCTTAGCGAGCTGTCGAATGGCACGATTTCCGTGATGTCTTATGGTGGAACATACACTGGTACCGCTGCCTCGGATTTCAGCCTGACCAACACAACACGTGCTGCCAATTTTTCCAGCACGGCAGCATCCAATGGTGAAATCCAGGTGGATATCGGTAGCGAGAGCAAAATTTGGAGCAATGCCACGGCGAATGGACAGTGGGATGTCAACGCCTCGACCAACTGGACGGGCGGGTCAGACTTGTTGTTCTTTGAACTGGACTCGGTAACCTTCGGTGATACCGGAGCTGGCACGGTGACTCTTCAGTCTGATCTTGCTGCTAACGACGTGACCTTTGCCAATACGGCGGGAAATGATTACGTTCTGGAAGATCTGACGGATGGAGCGGAGTCGCTCGAAGTTACTGGAACTCTTTCCGTTACCGGGTCGGGAAATGTAACCTTGAATGCCAGTTTGTCGAATTTAGGAGGGCTGAGTCATACAGGAACAGGCACCCTGACCTTTGCCAGCTCAACGGATCAAAGTTATTCGACGGCTTTTTCCGGGTCAGGAGCGATGGTGAAAAGCGGGCCCTCTACAATGACGCTTACAGGAAACGGCGACACGACGGGCTCGTTTACGATCGACGGTGGAACCTTGAGTCTCGGAGATGGAGGAAACTCTGGATCTCTGGGAAGTGGTTCGATAGTGAATAATGCTGCCTTGGTGATCAACCGGGGCAATGGGTTCACACTGGAAAATGCGATCAGCGGATCGGGAACTTTGGATTTCATCGGTAATGGGACCAACAGTTCGAATTTTGTGATCGGTGGGGACAGTTCGGGTTTCACGGGTGCGGTTTCGATTGAAGGTGCAAGAGTGAATGTGGATGGCGGTGAACTTGGCACGGGAGCCATGACGGTGAAAGATACAGGTCAATTATGGCTGCGCACCGGAACTCTCAGCAATGCCCTGAACTTGAATGGCAATGGTGTGACCGAGGCTGCAGGTCAGTTAGGAGCCGTTCGCTTCGATGATGGCACAGAGCTTGCCGGCTCTGTCACTCTGCAATCGGATGCCCGCTTGACAACCTGGATAGGGGCAAGCGCCACAGTCAGCGGATCGATTGGAGGCGTTGGGAACTTGGAAAAAACGGGGACCGGATCATTGACTCTGACGGCAGACAATAGCTACACCGGAAGTACCACGATCAGCCAAGGCACCTTGAAGGTGGGTAACGGAGGAACGACAGGAAGTCTTGGAACAGGGGCTGTAATCAATAACGGAACGCTTGTGTTTGATCGTTCTGATACCGTGACACTGAATGGCATCACGGGAGGTGGCACGATTACCAAACAGGGAACCGGGCTCCTAGAGGTGACCGGTGATGTGAAAGCGAACACAACCTCCGATTATATCACGTGGAACTTCAATGAGGGAACAGTAGCGGTGAGTAAACGTGATCAGTTACATGATGATGGGATTAGTGGTCCAGCAGCAACGGTGTTTACCTTCGACGGTGGCACGCTTCTGTATCGCGACGGATGGAATGACGGTGGCAATCAGGACAATATCGGATCCTATAAGCAGTTTCAGATCAATGCGGGCGGTGCCACCATGTCCACTGAGTCCAACGTGAATGTCAATATCGACAGTGTGATCAAAGGTAGCGGGACACTCACGAAAACGGGAACCGGAACATTAACCTTGTCGACTGCAAATACCTACACCGGTAAAACAACGATCGATGAAGGCTTGCTCTCGCTTGGCGTGAGCGGATCGATAGCGGCCTCTTCGGAGATCGAAGTGAAAGCAGGAGCTTCGTTTGATGTTTTAGATGTGGGCTCGACCTTCGAGCTTCAGGATGGCCAGAAGCTGGGAGGTGCTGGGCAAGTGCTCGGACCGATCGAGCTAGCTCAAGGGTCCGTATTGGCACCCGGAAGCAGCGCTGGAACCTTAACTATGAATTCCAGTCTGATGCTGGGCACAGGGTCCTTCCTCGATTTCGAACTCAGTGGCAGTGACCAGACGACCGGAAGCAATATCAACGACCTGGTTGCCGGCATTACCGATCTGACACTCGACGGCACGCTCAATGTGACCGAGCTGGTGACAAATGATTTTCTCAATGCACAATCCGGCGATCGCTGGGTGCTGATGGAATACAGCGGAACGCTGACCGACAACGGATTGGATCTGGGAACGCTGCCGACCTTGACCGCAGGTTTGGATTTCGAACTGGATATCACTACTGGTGGTCAGGTTGCCTTGACGGTGATTCCCGAGCCCTCAACCTTTACCTTGTTTGGTCTGGGTGCTTTTGCTCTGATCTTGCGCAGAAAGCGTTAA
- a CDS encoding autotransporter-associated beta strand repeat-containing protein, translating to MKKNQFSTQLSLCFSLAVTPVFAADLTWDNGSADGLWNTTSENWSGAGIVWNNTTPDNAIFGGVGAGTVTLSEPITVGNITITSAYTITGDTLTINGGTIDTSGTSDGSVVNIDSIIDGTGELTIASNGSTADSGGGVGGSTRLGGANTFVGAVRITSGVVDMNSNFGDAGNVVILDGGGLVDKNLNVNFTRDIQVGAGGGVLRNYGGVSNNIIAGSISNESGVASTSLKHTDGGTIKLAGDGSGFTGDFNNVRGNVHVTGLDADWSGTHFNITSGSMRVNGGGVTTINELTTGRDVHVEANNTLDVAGGTVNFMTGRNFWVQNSGEITSSSGTLTINSGGAASGNLTTNDQQLKLDIVDFDGSTPLAVVKNNVNQLVLDQPNTYSGGTTINAGRINANHVSAFGTGEVTVNDGGQAFLTQGGTYNNDFSINGLGATEGAGTLGAIRFGNNTIANLEVASASRVVGYTGASGTISGDLTGSGDLEINFAGNANANGTITLQGTGATYTGTVTVSGGRFNMGTALGGSLVVADGATLGDEGSVAGSLTLGATTGANLIVDPGTASVLAVGGDVTLNGVTNLSFATVPQSGTVDLLSYVGTLTDGNGGDLTDSFSVTNSSDYRSVAVTDNSKTLVLDLGAESSTWTGATSDVWEQAGTTATNWTSSDNLFYRGDAVTFDDTATGTTAINVASDVAPASMTFNNSSKNYSLSGTGISGDGVLTKGGTGELTISNDNTFSGGVVLNAGTLNLNSAGALGSGTFTVNGGSIDNTSGSVLTLNTGNAHAWDADVTFVGSNDLNTGSGTITLNGDRQINVMSGTLTVGGNLTGGSSLTKTGDGTLVLAGGGSWSGATTVAAGTMEITANPGAHKYTLDPGAALKLGYSRTNAWGGDYGVAVHGNGVADASGLYLKGGTSHRLAGSGGLNFQTAASTVRTYDAGTATLMGGDINGVHLTLASAASGSVIDSNVTLNAANYGYRMEVASGANNATGDLVINGDMNGSGSVARAGIDVNFHKRGAGSILINGATSYAEGMWIRQGAVILGGHDRLPITTGLAFGDGGTSGKLVMNGYNQTLSDIGNHNNNTGSSIVNGSATASTLTVNYTGDGRTFAGILGGAGSNENNLSLVKSGSGDLTLSGTNTYTGKTSIDEGLLSLGVSGSIAASSEIEVSAGATFDVSAMGTTFELQNGQTLGGAGQVLGPIQLASGSVLAPGSSAGTLTMNSSLMLGTGSFLDFELSGSDQTNGSNINDLVAGITDLTLDGTLNVTELVTNDFLNAQSGDRWVLMEYSGTLTDNGLDLGTLPTLTAGLDFELDITTGGQVALTVIPEPSTFTLFGLGAFALILRRKR from the coding sequence ATGAAAAAAAATCAATTTTCGACACAGCTGAGCCTGTGTTTTTCTCTCGCGGTAACACCGGTTTTTGCGGCAGATCTCACATGGGACAATGGCAGTGCCGATGGTCTCTGGAATACCACTTCGGAGAACTGGAGCGGGGCTGGCATTGTGTGGAACAACACAACGCCGGACAATGCCATTTTTGGAGGGGTTGGTGCAGGAACGGTGACGTTGAGTGAACCAATTACAGTTGGCAATATCACGATTACATCGGCCTATACGATTACGGGGGATACCTTAACGATCAACGGGGGCACGATTGACACTTCAGGGACCTCCGATGGTTCGGTGGTCAATATTGATTCGATCATTGATGGGACCGGTGAGTTAACCATTGCTTCAAATGGAAGTACGGCCGATTCGGGTGGCGGTGTTGGAGGTAGCACCCGACTTGGGGGGGCGAATACCTTTGTCGGCGCTGTACGTATTACCTCGGGTGTGGTTGATATGAATTCCAATTTTGGGGACGCTGGTAATGTTGTGATCCTCGATGGTGGTGGTTTGGTGGATAAAAATTTGAATGTGAACTTTACGAGGGATATTCAGGTAGGTGCGGGCGGAGGAGTTCTTCGTAACTATGGCGGGGTGAGTAATAATATCATTGCGGGTTCCATTTCCAATGAGTCTGGAGTGGCATCGACTTCGTTGAAGCACACCGATGGCGGCACGATTAAGTTGGCTGGTGATGGCTCAGGTTTCACCGGAGATTTTAACAATGTGCGTGGTAATGTGCATGTCACAGGACTTGATGCCGATTGGTCTGGTACACATTTTAACATTACCAGTGGATCGATGCGTGTGAATGGTGGAGGCGTGACCACCATCAACGAACTGACCACTGGGCGTGATGTTCATGTCGAGGCGAACAACACGCTTGATGTTGCGGGAGGCACGGTGAATTTCATGACCGGGCGGAACTTCTGGGTGCAGAACAGCGGTGAAATCACCTCGTCGTCGGGCACGCTGACGATCAATAGCGGCGGAGCGGCAAGCGGAAATTTAACCACGAATGATCAGCAATTGAAGTTGGACATCGTTGATTTCGATGGATCGACACCACTGGCGGTAGTGAAAAACAATGTCAATCAGCTGGTGTTGGATCAGCCGAACACCTATTCGGGCGGTACCACAATCAATGCAGGACGGATTAATGCCAATCATGTTTCAGCGTTCGGAACTGGGGAGGTGACGGTCAATGATGGCGGCCAAGCATTTTTGACTCAAGGCGGGACGTACAATAATGATTTTTCGATCAATGGACTGGGCGCAACGGAAGGAGCCGGAACCTTGGGTGCAATTCGGTTTGGGAACAACACGATTGCCAATCTTGAAGTGGCGAGCGCTTCACGAGTTGTCGGTTACACCGGTGCCAGTGGCACGATTTCAGGTGATTTGACCGGATCCGGTGATCTTGAAATTAACTTTGCTGGAAATGCCAATGCCAATGGAACCATCACCCTTCAGGGGACTGGTGCGACCTACACCGGGACGGTTACCGTTTCCGGTGGACGCTTTAATATGGGCACCGCTTTGGGCGGCTCTCTTGTTGTGGCGGACGGAGCGACTCTGGGCGACGAAGGCAGTGTTGCTGGCAGTCTGACCTTGGGCGCTACGACCGGAGCTAATCTTATCGTCGATCCCGGAACCGCTTCCGTGTTGGCTGTCGGAGGCGATGTCACACTGAACGGAGTGACCAACCTGAGTTTTGCGACCGTTCCTCAGTCTGGAACCGTCGATCTGCTCAGTTATGTGGGAACCTTGACCGATGGTAATGGGGGGGATCTTACGGATAGCTTTTCGGTTACTAACAGCAGTGATTACCGCAGTGTTGCTGTTACGGATAATTCAAAGACCTTGGTCCTTGATCTTGGTGCTGAGAGTTCAACATGGACAGGAGCAACCAGTGATGTTTGGGAGCAGGCGGGGACGACAGCAACGAACTGGACGAGTTCGGATAATTTATTTTACCGCGGTGACGCAGTGACCTTCGATGATACCGCGACAGGTACTACAGCGATCAATGTTGCCAGTGATGTTGCCCCAGCCTCGATGACATTCAATAACTCGAGCAAAAACTACAGCCTGAGTGGCACGGGGATTAGTGGCGACGGGGTGTTGACCAAAGGGGGCACGGGTGAGTTAACGATTTCCAACGACAATACTTTCTCTGGAGGCGTCGTGCTGAACGCAGGAACGCTGAATCTGAATAGCGCTGGAGCCTTGGGTTCGGGAACGTTCACCGTGAATGGCGGTTCGATTGATAATACCTCAGGATCTGTTCTTACCCTGAACACAGGGAATGCTCACGCCTGGGATGCCGATGTTACTTTTGTCGGTAGTAACGATCTGAATACGGGTTCTGGCACGATTACTCTGAACGGGGACCGTCAAATCAATGTCATGTCAGGAACGCTTACTGTGGGTGGTAATTTGACCGGGGGCTCAAGTCTGACAAAGACCGGTGACGGCACGCTTGTTCTCGCAGGTGGAGGTTCATGGTCTGGCGCGACGACTGTAGCGGCCGGAACGATGGAAATTACAGCCAACCCTGGGGCTCACAAATACACCCTCGATCCAGGGGCCGCACTTAAATTGGGTTATTCTCGGACCAACGCATGGGGTGGCGATTATGGTGTTGCTGTCCATGGTAATGGTGTAGCGGATGCTTCTGGGCTGTATTTAAAAGGAGGAACGTCACACCGTCTGGCCGGTAGCGGGGGATTGAATTTTCAAACGGCCGCAAGCACGGTGCGGACCTATGATGCGGGGACCGCTACACTGATGGGGGGTGATATTAATGGTGTGCACTTGACTCTGGCTTCTGCCGCTTCGGGCTCAGTCATCGACTCTAATGTTACCTTGAATGCTGCAAATTATGGTTACCGCATGGAGGTTGCATCCGGAGCGAACAATGCGACGGGGGATTTGGTCATTAATGGTGATATGAATGGGAGTGGCAGCGTAGCCAGAGCTGGCATTGATGTGAATTTTCATAAGCGGGGGGCTGGTTCTATCCTGATTAATGGTGCCACTAGTTATGCGGAAGGCATGTGGATCCGACAAGGTGCCGTGATCCTTGGTGGTCATGATAGATTGCCGATCACGACGGGTCTAGCATTTGGCGATGGAGGGACATCTGGAAAATTGGTGATGAATGGTTACAACCAGACGTTGTCCGATATCGGAAACCACAACAACAACACTGGAAGTAGTATTGTTAATGGTTCGGCGACGGCATCGACCCTTACGGTAAACTACACGGGGGACGGTCGCACTTTTGCTGGCATTCTTGGAGGGGCTGGGAGTAATGAAAACAATCTGTCATTGGTTAAGTCAGGTTCGGGAGACCTGACACTCAGTGGAACCAATACTTACACAGGGAAAACGAGTATCGATGAAGGCTTGCTCTCGCTTGGCGTGAGCGGATCGATAGCGGCCTCCTCCGAGATTGAGGTAAGCGCCGGGGCTACATTCGATGTGTCGGCAATGGGCACAACCTTCGAACTTCAGAATGGACAGACGCTGGGAGGTGCGGGTCAAGTGCTCGGGCCGATCCAGTTGGCCAGCGGTTCGGTGCTGGCACCCGGAAGCAGTGCTGGAACCTTAACTATGAATTCCAGTCTGATGCTTGGAACTGGCTCCTTCCTCGATTTCGAACTCAGTGGTAGTGACCAGACGAACGGAAGCAATATCAACGACCTGGTTGCCGGCATTACCGATCTGACACTCGACGGCACGCTCAATGTGACCGAGCTGGTGACAAATGATTTTCTCAATGCACAATCCGGTGATCGCTGGGTGCTGATGGAATACAGCGGAACGCTGACCGACAACGGATTGGATCTGGGAACGCTGCCGACCTTGACCGCAGGTTTGGATTTCGAACTGGATATCACTACTGGTGGTCAGGTTGCCTTGACGGTGATTCCCGAGCCCTCAACCTTTACCTTGTTTGGTCTGGGTGCCTTCGCTCTGATTTTGCGTAGAAAACGCTAA